Proteins from one Bradyrhizobium amphicarpaeae genomic window:
- a CDS encoding PAS domain-containing protein gives MRGFRIAGNIVLNFASAAPSVVKSIRQRDLLNTWLRLYARQQIAPAVWEYQPARLEEELSDLIYYTVDASTPVPRLTIQSEGTRISSAYGHTGKGVLLDDYLGPRLAPFVMPVYQECVARGLPVYSVADVDDIYGRIVAYERLLLPFQTGGHVCHVIASVKTFCEDGGFEIKNLMRGNDALPRPKLRAVIDRDLFHRTPGRIATAEIVEFADQPDPGITTEIVELN, from the coding sequence ATGCGCGGGTTTCGAATTGCCGGGAATATTGTTTTGAATTTCGCAAGCGCCGCTCCCTCCGTCGTCAAGTCGATCAGGCAGCGTGATCTCCTCAACACGTGGCTGCGACTTTATGCGCGCCAGCAGATCGCGCCGGCCGTCTGGGAATATCAGCCCGCGCGGCTCGAGGAAGAGCTGTCCGATCTCATCTATTACACGGTTGACGCTTCGACGCCGGTGCCGCGCCTGACTATCCAGAGCGAAGGCACGCGCATCTCCAGCGCCTATGGACATACCGGCAAGGGCGTTCTGCTCGACGATTATCTCGGGCCGCGACTCGCTCCCTTCGTGATGCCGGTTTATCAGGAATGCGTGGCCCGCGGACTGCCCGTCTACAGCGTTGCCGACGTCGACGACATCTACGGGCGCATCGTCGCATATGAACGCCTGCTGCTGCCTTTCCAGACCGGCGGCCATGTCTGCCACGTCATCGCATCGGTCAAGACCTTCTGCGAGGACGGCGGCTTCGAGATCAAGAATCTGATGCGCGGAAATGACGCGCTGCCGCGCCCGAAACTGCGTGCCGTGATCGATCGCGATCTCTTCCATCGCACACCTGGCCGCATCGCGACGGCCGAAATCGTCGAGTTCGCGGACCAGCCGGATCCAGGAATCACCACCGAGATCGTCGAGCTGAACTAG
- a CDS encoding glyoxalase, producing the protein MNQRLTAILPCNDLDAAQRFFERLGFKVEGGPDDYRMMSDGRGGDIHLQAAVDGWLVPGRNPFGLYLYREDVDQLAKAFAGEIIEPEGPTDKPWGMYEFALNGPDETLVRIGWPTRLRPALG; encoded by the coding sequence ATGAATCAACGCCTTACAGCCATCCTGCCCTGTAACGATCTGGATGCTGCCCAACGGTTCTTTGAGCGACTCGGCTTTAAGGTCGAGGGTGGCCCGGATGACTACCGCATGATGAGCGACGGTCGCGGTGGCGACATTCATCTCCAAGCGGCAGTGGATGGCTGGTTGGTGCCGGGCCGAAACCCGTTCGGGCTATACCTCTACCGCGAAGATGTCGATCAGCTTGCGAAGGCCTTTGCGGGGGAGATCATCGAACCCGAAGGGCCGACAGATAAACCTTGGGGCATGTACGAGTTCGCGCTCAACGGGCCGGACGAGACACTTGTCAGGATCGGTTGGCCGACGCGGCTCAGACCCGCGTTGGGGTGA
- a CDS encoding serine hydrolase domain-containing protein, producing MDARTTDFSAVRTAMQRYVDQEIIPGVSWAVLRGRELVDQQCVGFADREANTALRPDHIFRAFSNTKIFVTCAIMLLVEEGRIGLDDRIETFLPQLGNRTVLKQGATSLADVEPAKSPITIRQLLTHTSGLSYGIFDPGTVLFKGYNEARVLNPLTPLADMIDKLADLPLSYHPGTAWEYSVATDMLGRIVEVVSGQSLDAFLKARIFDVLGMTDTGFYVPEAQQGRLVALYTGADVLDPMKPGLTRADDLPFPQAYRRPFPRLSGGGGLVSTLPDMLALARALQPGSDALLKPETLRQMMTNQLPAGQTIRFANLGPIPGKGFGLGGAVTFAPTPFDPPNSTGEFQWGGLAGTHWWICPQANTAGVLMTQRYMGFWNPFFFEFKRLAYQAVGG from the coding sequence ATGGACGCCAGAACGACCGATTTTTCCGCCGTGCGGACAGCAATGCAGCGCTACGTCGATCAGGAGATCATTCCGGGCGTATCCTGGGCGGTGCTGCGCGGGCGCGAATTGGTCGATCAGCAATGCGTCGGCTTTGCCGATCGCGAGGCGAACACTGCTCTGCGGCCCGACCATATCTTCCGCGCCTTCTCCAACACCAAGATCTTCGTCACCTGCGCCATCATGCTGCTGGTCGAGGAAGGCCGCATCGGGCTCGACGACCGGATCGAGACATTTCTGCCGCAACTCGGCAATCGCACAGTGCTTAAGCAGGGTGCGACTAGCCTCGCAGATGTCGAGCCGGCGAAGAGCCCGATCACGATCCGGCAGCTCCTGACCCACACCTCCGGCCTCAGCTACGGCATCTTCGATCCCGGCACGGTGCTGTTCAAAGGCTACAATGAAGCGCGCGTGCTCAATCCGCTGACGCCGCTCGCCGACATGATCGACAAGCTGGCCGATCTGCCGCTGTCCTATCATCCCGGCACGGCCTGGGAATATTCGGTTGCCACCGACATGCTTGGCCGTATTGTGGAGGTCGTCTCGGGTCAGTCGCTCGATGCCTTCCTCAAGGCGCGCATCTTCGATGTCCTGGGCATGACCGACACCGGCTTCTACGTTCCCGAGGCGCAGCAGGGCAGGCTGGTCGCGCTCTACACCGGGGCCGACGTGCTCGATCCCATGAAGCCGGGCCTCACGCGGGCCGACGATCTGCCGTTTCCGCAAGCCTACCGGCGGCCGTTCCCGCGGCTCTCGGGCGGCGGCGGTCTGGTCTCGACCTTGCCCGACATGCTCGCGCTCGCCCGCGCGCTGCAACCCGGTTCGGATGCGCTGCTGAAGCCGGAGACGCTGCGGCAGATGATGACAAACCAGCTCCCGGCAGGGCAGACCATCCGCTTTGCCAATCTCGGCCCGATCCCCGGCAAGGGTTTTGGGCTCGGCGGCGCGGTCACCTTCGCGCCGACGCCGTTTGATCCGCCGAACTCCACCGGTGAATTCCAGTGGGGCGGCCTGGCCGGCACCCATTGGTGGATCTGCCCGCAGGCCAATACCGCGGGCGTCCTGATGACCCAGCGTTACATGGGCTTCTGGAATCCGTTCTTCTTCGAATTCAAGCGCCTGGCCTATCAGGCCGTCGGAGGCTGA
- a CDS encoding acetolactate synthase large subunit: MSGQDHKVKGSDLFVAALENEGVDRIFGVPGEENLDLVESLRTSKIELVLTRHEQAAAFMAATHGRLTGKPGVCLSTLGPGALNLSTGAAYAHLGAMPMILITGQKPIMSSRQARFQIVDVVATMKPLTKLSRQIISASSIPTVVRDAFRVAMEERPGPVHLELPEDIAGDEVPDVPVIPVHPIEIPVAHRAALDRAAEMILAAKHPLVMMGAATSRPRSTHGIASFVRRTGIPFFTTQMGKGTVPGGTNLYMGTAALSERDYVHDAIDAADLIVAIGHDPIEKPPFIMGPSGPKVIHVSYTSASVEQVYFPDAEVVGDVGPSLELLADRLEGKLPQAAALLPLREEILGHIADRATEARWPPTPQRIVHDIRQVIPENGIVALDNGMYKIWFARNYRTRVANTLLLDNALATMGAGLPSAMMAAMLYPDRRVLAVAGDGGFMMNSQEMETAIRLKLNLVVLVLEDNAYGMIRWKQAVDHFADYGMTFGNPDFVLYAKAYGAKGHRIESVDSFGPTLDAAFKEGGVHLVVIPIDYSENVRVLVDELRAR, encoded by the coding sequence CGCATCTTCGGTGTTCCCGGCGAGGAGAATCTCGATCTCGTGGAATCGTTGCGCACCTCCAAGATCGAGCTGGTCCTGACCCGTCACGAGCAGGCCGCCGCCTTCATGGCGGCCACGCATGGTCGGCTGACCGGCAAGCCCGGCGTTTGCCTGTCCACGCTCGGCCCCGGCGCGCTCAATTTGTCCACCGGCGCGGCCTATGCGCATCTCGGCGCGATGCCGATGATCCTGATCACCGGGCAGAAGCCGATCATGAGCAGCCGGCAGGCGCGCTTCCAGATCGTGGACGTGGTCGCGACCATGAAGCCGCTGACGAAGCTGTCGCGGCAGATCATCAGCGCCTCCAGCATTCCGACCGTGGTGCGCGACGCCTTTCGCGTCGCGATGGAGGAGCGGCCCGGGCCGGTGCATCTCGAATTGCCCGAGGACATCGCGGGTGACGAGGTGCCTGATGTCCCCGTGATCCCGGTCCATCCGATCGAGATCCCGGTCGCCCATCGCGCTGCGCTCGACCGCGCCGCGGAGATGATCCTGGCTGCGAAACACCCGCTGGTGATGATGGGGGCCGCGACCAGCCGGCCACGTTCGACCCACGGCATCGCGAGCTTCGTGCGGCGGACCGGCATTCCGTTCTTCACCACGCAGATGGGTAAGGGCACCGTGCCTGGCGGCACCAATCTCTACATGGGCACCGCCGCACTGTCCGAGCGCGACTATGTCCACGACGCCATCGATGCCGCCGACCTGATCGTCGCGATCGGTCACGACCCGATCGAGAAGCCGCCCTTCATCATGGGGCCGTCGGGGCCGAAGGTCATTCACGTCAGCTACACCTCGGCCAGCGTCGAGCAGGTTTATTTTCCGGACGCCGAGGTTGTCGGCGATGTCGGCCCGAGCCTCGAACTGCTCGCCGACCGGCTCGAAGGCAAGCTGCCGCAGGCTGCGGCGCTGCTGCCGCTGCGCGAGGAAATCCTGGGGCACATCGCCGACCGCGCCACCGAGGCGCGCTGGCCGCCGACGCCGCAGCGCATCGTGCACGACATCCGCCAGGTGATCCCCGAGAACGGCATCGTCGCGCTCGACAACGGCATGTACAAGATCTGGTTCGCGCGCAACTACCGCACCCGCGTTGCCAACACGCTGCTGCTCGACAATGCGCTGGCGACCATGGGCGCCGGCCTGCCGTCGGCGATGATGGCCGCGATGCTCTATCCCGACCGCCGCGTGCTCGCGGTCGCCGGCGACGGCGGCTTCATGATGAACAGCCAGGAGATGGAAACCGCCATCCGTCTCAAGCTCAACCTCGTCGTGCTGGTGCTGGAGGACAACGCCTACGGCATGATCCGCTGGAAGCAGGCCGTCGATCATTTCGCCGATTACGGCATGACCTTCGGCAATCCCGACTTTGTTCTGTACGCGAAGGCCTACGGTGCGAAGGGGCATCGGATCGAGAGCGTCGACAGTTTTGGTCCGACGCTGGACGCGGCCTTCAAAGAAGGCGGCGTGCATCTGGTCGTGATCCCGATCGACTATTCGGAGAACGTGCGGGTGCTGGTCGACGAACTGCGGGCGCGGTAG
- a CDS encoding ABC transporter ATP-binding protein, translating into MADEFILETEGLSKEFAGFFAVRDVALKVRRGSIHALIGPNGAGKTTCFNLLTKFLKPSAGKILYKGQDITAMAPADVARLGLVRSFQISAVFPHLTALENVRVALQRQHGSSFDFWRSKSVLNRFNDRARDLLNDVGLSEFANTPAVEMPYGRKRALEIATTLALDPEMMLLDEPMAGMGHEDIDKIAALIKRISAKYTILMVEHNLSVVANLSDIITVLTRGQVLAQGHYSELTKDERVKEAYLGAGHA; encoded by the coding sequence TTGGCCGATGAGTTTATTCTCGAAACGGAAGGCTTGTCCAAGGAGTTCGCGGGCTTCTTCGCCGTCCGCGACGTTGCGCTCAAGGTTCGCCGTGGCAGCATTCATGCGTTGATCGGTCCGAACGGGGCCGGCAAGACGACCTGTTTCAATCTTCTAACCAAGTTCCTGAAACCGTCTGCCGGAAAAATCCTCTACAAGGGGCAGGACATTACCGCCATGGCGCCCGCCGACGTGGCGCGGCTGGGGCTTGTTCGCTCCTTCCAGATCTCGGCGGTGTTCCCGCATCTGACCGCGCTGGAAAACGTCCGTGTCGCGCTTCAGCGCCAGCACGGCTCTTCGTTCGATTTCTGGCGCTCCAAGTCGGTGCTCAACCGCTTCAACGATCGCGCACGCGATTTGTTGAACGATGTCGGCCTCAGCGAATTCGCCAACACGCCCGCGGTCGAGATGCCCTATGGCCGCAAGCGTGCACTGGAGATCGCAACCACGCTGGCGCTCGACCCGGAGATGATGCTGCTGGACGAGCCGATGGCCGGCATGGGCCACGAGGACATCGACAAGATCGCGGCGCTGATCAAGCGGATCTCGGCGAAATACACCATCCTGATGGTCGAGCATAATCTCAGCGTCGTGGCCAACCTCTCCGACATCATCACCGTGCTGACGCGCGGGCAGGTGCTGGCGCAAGGCCATTACTCGGAGCTCACCAAGGACGAGCGCGTCAAGGAAGCTTATCTGGGAGCCGGTCATGCCTGA
- a CDS encoding RNA polymerase sigma factor, whose protein sequence is MSAAAISPKLFESARLGDPDAIVALLETAQPDIRRYARATCRSSADAEDAAQEALWILFRHVGTIRSWLAFSAWLFSVVRRECLRLARRAGLAPDIDNDAAEALLLTRPENDLRLDLAAAFEALPPHYRDVALMRDVKEMTIDEIADAIGATRQTVKARLHRARTLMREYLTR, encoded by the coding sequence GTGAGTGCGGCTGCGATCTCACCAAAGCTGTTCGAGTCCGCACGGCTCGGCGATCCCGATGCGATCGTGGCGCTGCTCGAAACCGCGCAGCCCGACATCCGCCGCTATGCGCGCGCGACCTGCCGCAGCTCGGCGGATGCCGAGGATGCGGCGCAGGAAGCGTTGTGGATCCTGTTCCGTCACGTCGGCACCATCCGCTCGTGGCTGGCGTTTTCGGCGTGGCTGTTCAGCGTCGTTCGCCGCGAATGCCTGCGGCTGGCGCGCAGGGCAGGCCTCGCGCCTGATATTGATAACGATGCGGCCGAAGCGCTGCTGTTGACGCGTCCTGAAAACGATCTGCGGCTCGATCTGGCCGCGGCTTTCGAGGCGCTGCCGCCGCACTATCGCGATGTCGCGCTGATGCGCGACGTCAAGGAGATGACCATCGATGAAATAGCCGACGCAATCGGTGCGACCCGGCAAACCGTAAAAGCGCGCCTGCATCGCGCCCGCACCCTGATGCGCGAATATCTGACGAGGTGA
- a CDS encoding GNAT family N-acetyltransferase has translation MSDSDETLLDRPIWSALTTSHRHLAEGGPLARRYPVDMTPFADMVDMSVASFAALGDLMSGSQVAALFTPEPVEIPPGFKVVLAETGEQMIGSPADSPLRDAEIVTLGAADVPAMTALVELTKPGPFAPRTHELGTFLGIRVGGELVAMTGERMKPGKFVEMTAVCVHPDYRGRGYAQALLAAVARRIEARGEIPFLHVFSNNNSAIALYQRQGMRIRRRLYVTAFMRAG, from the coding sequence GTGTCCGACAGCGATGAGACGCTGCTGGATCGTCCGATCTGGAGCGCGCTGACGACCAGCCACAGGCATCTGGCCGAAGGTGGTCCGCTCGCCCGGCGCTATCCCGTCGACATGACGCCGTTCGCCGACATGGTCGACATGTCCGTGGCAAGTTTTGCAGCGCTCGGCGATCTCATGTCGGGCTCGCAGGTCGCTGCTCTGTTCACGCCGGAGCCGGTCGAAATTCCCCCCGGCTTCAAGGTCGTGCTGGCCGAGACCGGCGAGCAGATGATCGGCTCGCCCGCCGACAGTCCGTTGCGCGATGCCGAGATCGTCACGCTGGGAGCGGCCGACGTGCCTGCGATGACGGCACTGGTGGAGCTGACCAAGCCCGGGCCGTTCGCGCCGCGCACCCACGAACTCGGCACGTTCCTGGGCATCCGCGTCGGAGGCGAATTGGTCGCGATGACGGGCGAGCGCATGAAGCCGGGAAAGTTCGTCGAGATGACGGCGGTTTGCGTGCATCCCGACTATCGCGGGCGCGGCTATGCGCAGGCGCTGCTCGCGGCTGTGGCGCGACGGATCGAGGCGCGCGGCGAAATTCCGTTCCTGCACGTGTTTTCGAACAACAATTCGGCGATTGCGCTCTACCAGCGGCAGGGCATGCGGATCCGGCGTCGGCTGTACGTGACGGCGTTCATGAGGGCAGGATAG
- a CDS encoding YgaP family membrane protein, with amino-acid sequence MAFYRKNIGGLHQAVRIALGAAVVAAAFIYLAGATAWLVALGGAGFALTGLVGYCPMCAMSGIGRGGVS; translated from the coding sequence ATGGCGTTTTACAGGAAGAACATCGGCGGCCTGCACCAGGCGGTGCGGATCGCCTTGGGCGCAGCGGTGGTGGCAGCGGCGTTCATTTATCTGGCCGGGGCGACCGCGTGGCTGGTCGCGCTCGGCGGCGCCGGCTTCGCGCTGACCGGCCTCGTCGGTTATTGCCCGATGTGCGCGATGTCAGGAATCGGGCGAGGGGGCGTGTCGTGA
- a CDS encoding TetR/AcrR family transcriptional regulator, translating to MPKISDKQRESRRQQILEAALACFAADGFHQTGMADIVKRSGLSHGAVYLYFQSKDDLIAALADDRHRRESVLNSVAQGSGDPIEGLHALVRVYAQWLTDPAGEARRRVGIHGWAEALRNRRIRNSVLEGIDMPRALIVALVERGQHDGLIKRDLGADAVARVLIAIFQGFVLQKCWGEDIDVGACMATVSVVIEGFRTPKSDVRRRART from the coding sequence ATGCCCAAGATCAGCGACAAGCAGCGCGAAAGCCGGCGCCAGCAGATCCTCGAGGCCGCCCTCGCCTGTTTCGCCGCGGACGGTTTTCACCAGACCGGCATGGCCGACATCGTCAAGCGATCCGGCCTCAGCCACGGCGCGGTCTATCTCTACTTCCAGAGCAAGGACGATCTGATCGCGGCGCTCGCCGACGACCGGCATCGGCGCGAATCCGTGCTCAACTCGGTCGCGCAAGGGTCGGGCGACCCGATCGAAGGACTTCACGCGCTGGTGCGCGTCTACGCCCAATGGCTCACCGACCCCGCCGGCGAAGCGCGGCGCCGTGTCGGCATCCACGGCTGGGCCGAGGCCTTGCGCAACCGCCGCATCCGCAACAGCGTGCTCGAGGGCATCGACATGCCGCGCGCCTTGATCGTGGCGCTGGTCGAGCGCGGCCAGCATGACGGCCTCATCAAGCGCGACCTCGGCGCGGACGCCGTCGCGCGGGTGCTGATCGCGATTTTCCAGGGCTTCGTGCTGCAAAAATGCTGGGGCGAGGACATCGACGTCGGGGCTTGCATGGCGACCGTATCCGTCGTGATCGAGGGCTTTCGCACGCCGAAGTCCGACGTCAGGCGCCGAGCCAGGACGTAG
- a CDS encoding carboxymuconolactone decarboxylase family protein gives MTDYQSPDDLKSIPAFVALAPVEAKAFLAFNHAVERKDGLIPPKYRELISLAVALTTQCAYCLDVHMAAAANVGVSQEEVAEAAMIAAAVRAGGTLGHALLAQRLFERHRDKTS, from the coding sequence ATGACCGATTATCAAAGCCCTGACGATCTCAAATCGATCCCGGCGTTCGTAGCCCTTGCGCCGGTCGAGGCCAAGGCGTTCCTGGCCTTCAACCATGCGGTCGAGCGCAAGGACGGATTGATTCCGCCGAAATACCGCGAGTTGATCTCGCTCGCGGTCGCCCTCACCACGCAGTGCGCCTATTGCCTGGACGTGCATATGGCGGCGGCCGCCAACGTCGGCGTGTCGCAGGAAGAAGTTGCAGAAGCTGCAATGATCGCGGCGGCCGTCCGGGCTGGCGGCACGCTCGGCCATGCGTTGCTGGCGCAGCGCCTGTTTGAACGCCATCGCGACAAGACGTCATAG
- a CDS encoding DUF429 domain-containing protein, which yields MPNYLGLDGFRLGWVAAWIDERGDHGFDYSPGLTRLLAMPHARAMIDMPIGLNPAGYRLCDLRARELIGPAVFLGARRDLWTFPDMAEANCYYWTHEGKGRGVSAQLWNIRDKIREVDDVMTPARQATIGEAHPELIFWNLAGRIRLAKKTSMQGREQRVALLRARGFTEVERWLTLRHGTGIGRDDLIDACACAVAARDSIQRVGGEELDPRGLRMEINY from the coding sequence TTGCCAAACTATCTCGGCCTCGACGGATTTCGCCTTGGCTGGGTTGCGGCCTGGATCGACGAGCGCGGCGATCATGGCTTCGACTATTCGCCGGGCCTGACGCGCCTGCTCGCAATGCCGCATGCGCGCGCGATGATCGACATGCCGATCGGATTGAATCCGGCCGGCTATCGCCTGTGCGATCTGCGTGCGCGCGAGCTGATTGGTCCCGCCGTGTTTCTCGGTGCGCGCCGCGATCTCTGGACGTTCCCCGACATGGCCGAGGCCAATTGTTACTACTGGACGCATGAAGGCAAGGGCAGGGGTGTGTCGGCGCAGCTGTGGAATATCAGGGACAAGATCAGGGAAGTCGACGATGTCATGACACCGGCGCGGCAGGCGACGATCGGAGAAGCGCATCCGGAGTTGATTTTCTGGAATCTCGCAGGACGAATACGGCTCGCGAAAAAGACATCGATGCAAGGCCGCGAGCAGCGCGTCGCGCTGCTGAGGGCTCGGGGTTTCACTGAGGTCGAGAGATGGCTGACGCTTCGCCACGGCACCGGTATCGGTCGCGACGATCTCATCGACGCCTGTGCCTGCGCGGTGGCGGCGCGCGACAGCATACAGCGTGTCGGCGGCGAGGAGCTCGATCCGCGCGGGTTGCGGATGGAGATTAATTATTGA
- a CDS encoding glutathione S-transferase family protein, with amino-acid sequence MSDLSAFPVTKRWPAKHPELLQLYSLPTPNGVKVSIMLEEIGLPYEVHLVDFGKDDQKTAEFLSLNPNGKIPAILDPNGPGGRPLPLFESGAILQYLAEKTGKLLPEDAARRYQTIQWVHFQMGGIGPMFGQVGFFHKFAGKDFEDKRPRDRYVAEARRLLGVMEAHLSGRQWFMDDDYTIADVSMLGWVRNLIGFYGAGDLVEFNQFKSVGAWLERGLARPAVQRGLNIPQRP; translated from the coding sequence ATGTCTGATCTGTCCGCCTTTCCCGTCACCAAGCGCTGGCCGGCCAAACATCCCGAGTTGCTCCAGCTCTATTCGCTGCCGACGCCGAACGGCGTCAAGGTCTCGATCATGCTGGAGGAGATCGGGCTGCCCTACGAAGTCCATCTCGTCGATTTCGGCAAGGACGACCAGAAGACGGCGGAATTCCTCTCGCTCAATCCGAACGGCAAGATCCCGGCGATCCTCGACCCCAACGGTCCCGGCGGCAGGCCGCTGCCGCTGTTCGAGTCCGGGGCGATCCTGCAATACCTCGCGGAAAAGACCGGCAAGCTTCTGCCCGAGGACGCTGCGCGCCGCTACCAGACCATCCAGTGGGTGCACTTTCAGATGGGCGGCATCGGGCCGATGTTCGGCCAGGTCGGCTTCTTCCACAAGTTCGCCGGCAAGGATTTCGAGGACAAACGTCCGCGCGACCGCTACGTCGCCGAAGCCAGGCGCCTGCTCGGTGTAATGGAAGCGCATCTTTCGGGACGGCAATGGTTCATGGATGACGACTACACCATCGCCGACGTCTCGATGCTTGGCTGGGTGCGCAATTTGATCGGCTTCTATGGCGCCGGCGATCTGGTCGAGTTCAACCAGTTCAAATCGGTCGGGGCCTGGCTCGAGCGGGGGCTGGCGCGTCCGGCGGTGCAGCGGGGGCTGAACATTCCGCAGCGGCCGTAG
- a CDS encoding Lin0512 family protein, producing MTRVRCVTEMGMGVDVHGRDATKAAKRAVSDAIRHSSLGFFRMIGKTANDMFVDVTIGVPNPEAVDKEAVAKELPYGTVTVTAVKGGLEIPSATEVANDPILIANAAVIVSFDKD from the coding sequence ATGACCCGGGTTCGTTGTGTCACCGAGATGGGCATGGGCGTCGACGTCCACGGCAGGGACGCCACCAAGGCGGCGAAGCGCGCGGTGTCAGATGCCATCCGGCATTCGAGCCTCGGATTCTTCCGGATGATCGGCAAGACGGCGAACGACATGTTCGTCGATGTCACGATCGGCGTGCCCAATCCGGAAGCCGTCGACAAGGAGGCGGTCGCCAAGGAGCTGCCTTACGGCACGGTGACCGTCACCGCGGTCAAGGGCGGCCTGGAGATTCCCTCGGCCACGGAGGTGGCCAACGACCCCATCCTCATCGCCAACGCCGCCGTCATCGTCAGCTTCGACAAGGACTAG
- a CDS encoding sulfite exporter TauE/SafE family protein yields the protein MSGIHDLLAGGGVGLVAGLASGFTGTSPGGGLVIFSVLMLGAGQHVAQGTSLIAQIPPTGLAGIRRYWQSGNRSPLPWIIWIGLGFLIGGAGGGYAATAVSDSVLQWTYVAYLVALIALLILRRDRKDGSHEAGAGEDLHRLPLLLIGTIAGFSSGFMGIGGGLAITVGLAAALRVPQHQAQLVSLVFSVIPTNLPPAWIYWSKGLVVGWPAIIGILAGLWIGTDLGARMANGVSRSVLRRAMITLVSLMAVYMTYKALT from the coding sequence ATGTCCGGGATTCACGATCTCCTCGCCGGTGGCGGCGTCGGCCTGGTCGCAGGACTGGCATCGGGCTTCACGGGCACGAGCCCGGGCGGTGGCCTCGTCATCTTCTCGGTGCTGATGCTCGGGGCCGGGCAACACGTTGCTCAAGGCACTTCGCTGATCGCTCAAATTCCGCCGACGGGTCTCGCCGGCATCCGCCGCTATTGGCAAAGCGGCAACCGCAGCCCGCTGCCGTGGATCATCTGGATCGGCCTCGGATTCCTGATCGGCGGCGCCGGCGGCGGTTATGCCGCAACAGCGGTGTCGGACTCCGTTCTGCAATGGACCTATGTCGCCTATCTGGTCGCGCTGATCGCGCTGTTGATCCTGCGCCGCGACCGCAAGGACGGCAGCCACGAAGCCGGCGCCGGTGAAGATCTTCACCGGCTGCCCCTGCTCCTGATCGGCACAATTGCCGGATTTTCCTCCGGCTTCATGGGGATCGGCGGCGGCCTTGCGATCACCGTCGGCCTCGCCGCCGCGCTGCGCGTGCCGCAACATCAGGCGCAGCTCGTCAGCCTCGTCTTCTCGGTGATCCCAACCAATCTTCCGCCGGCCTGGATCTACTGGAGCAAGGGGCTCGTGGTCGGCTGGCCGGCCATCATCGGCATTCTCGCCGGCCTCTGGATTGGCACCGACCTCGGCGCACGCATGGCCAACGGCGTGAGCAGATCGGTGCTCCGCCGGGCGATGATCACCCTCGTCTCGCTGATGGCGGTCTACATGACCTACAAGGCGCTGACCTGA
- a CDS encoding ArsC family reductase: MSTTIYGIKNCDTMKKARAWLDSHGVAYEFHDYKTAGVDKDKLKRWSDKVGWETLLNRAGTTFKKLPDSDKEGVTEKKALALMLAQPSMIKRPVLEIGGKLLVGFKPDIYVREVCAKTRQD, encoded by the coding sequence TTGTCCACCACCATCTACGGCATCAAGAACTGCGACACCATGAAGAAGGCGCGCGCCTGGCTCGACAGCCATGGCGTCGCGTATGAATTCCACGACTACAAGACGGCAGGCGTGGACAAGGACAAGCTCAAGCGGTGGAGCGACAAGGTCGGCTGGGAGACGCTGCTCAACCGCGCCGGCACGACCTTCAAGAAGCTGCCCGATTCCGACAAGGAAGGCGTCACTGAAAAAAAGGCGCTGGCGCTGATGCTAGCGCAACCATCGATGATCAAGCGGCCGGTGCTGGAGATCGGCGGCAAGCTGCTGGTCGGCTTCAAGCCGGACATCTATGTCAGGGAAGTCTGCGCCAAGACACGTCAAGACTAG
- a CDS encoding tRNA-binding protein — protein MHVKHDPAAAATPTIDFNSFLAVDIRVGTIVDAKPFPEARKPAFRLWIDFGPVIGVRKSSAQITENHPLDTLVGQQVAAVVNFPPRQIGPVISEVLTLGFPDADGKVVLVQPSRPVPNGGRLF, from the coding sequence ATGCACGTCAAGCACGATCCCGCAGCCGCCGCCACGCCGACCATCGACTTCAACAGCTTCCTCGCGGTCGATATCCGCGTCGGCACCATCGTCGATGCAAAGCCGTTCCCGGAGGCGCGCAAGCCGGCCTTTCGGCTGTGGATCGACTTCGGTCCGGTGATCGGCGTGCGCAAGAGTTCGGCCCAGATCACCGAGAACCATCCGCTCGATACGCTGGTGGGACAACAGGTCGCCGCCGTGGTCAACTTCCCGCCGCGCCAGATCGGACCCGTCATCTCGGAGGTGCTGACGCTCGGCTTCCCTGATGCCGACGGCAAGGTCGTGCTGGTGCAGCCGAGCAGGCCGGTGCCGAACGGCGGGCGGCTGTTCTAA